The following coding sequences are from one Diadema setosum chromosome 9, eeDiaSeto1, whole genome shotgun sequence window:
- the LOC140232756 gene encoding uncharacterized protein yields MSQPASFLSTTQVNTHYSYGHGLPGCTGMEIPTALQNILPPAYDHHLCEMEMDEVDSATENSENAVPVGFFAVLRLKLKNEEEVKKWITDFQTSSYCTWRVLQTYQYAGKKINFKKRYRCHHNTRPLKDTNRKRVTPSKNTDCQAKMGITVKNVLTEQGRRRRNKADTHMPEYPTTVVLSFRHNHNIMCADALRHRDVSRETQEKLISLFKMKYMPSAALEALRSDLRAEHGDNYFMVTADRAVCPDLQYCWRQTVEKKEEDVLLSLTDLAEQHNSESPSGSSPAIKVGITENGVVIVAICTLLMQRVHTYLRDSGELCFLDAMSSADRHNHSIFLLLTHSSVGCLPIGVIVATAKSPVIISGALELYKSMLPEGCFNGRGVAGPKMIMVDDCPDERQSLKEAFPRSRLVLSVFSILQATWRWLWDPKHGVSKEERLCHFNHMKRMVFSTSMDDINQLCADSLGDQTLNKSFKDFIAVHYQRRQEWMLAQSDYLKANLPNSFCKAAMRVLKDEIVDKTKGFSFTQLVRFLASSFQDRYQQRILDAANGRPDSDVITPRYKLKGKSVSKDDIRRVTVTDYAVTSGNKDEQEYMVNTTVGHCTCPAGKTGSHCKHQAAVAKFFDVPSLNVCTPVTGQDTRALLYKIARGCDVPSKSWFAGLQPSGTSADPSAGSATNQQAPQATGNANKANDQQATVRILSKECAKQLTDAEIKQRLENMFSDLHTKLIAKPDIFRPAILAMLKQYDHNVANDAKLAGALRTFGKYPESITTAPRKKEAPTRTKEAPSRTKETPTRTKEVPSRMKEAPTSTKEVPTSKKRAARGSKPKGIK; encoded by the exons ATGTCTCAGCCAGCCAGCTTTTTGTCAACGACGCAGGTGAACACTCATTATTCTTATGGACATGGCCTCCCTGGCTGCACTGGAATGGAGATACCAACGGCATTGCAG AATATTCTGCCGCCCGCCTATGACCACCACTTGTGTGAAATGGAGATGGATGAAGTGGACAGTGCAACAGAAAACTCTGAGAACGCCGTTCCAGTCGGATTCTTTGCAGTTTTACGTCTGAAGCTCAAAAATGAGGAGGAAGTTAAGAAATGGATTACAGACTTCCAGACATCTTCCTACTGCACCTGGAGGGTACTGCAAACGTACCAGTATGCTGGGAAGAAAATCAATTTCAAG AAGAGATATCGCTGTCACCACAACACCAGGCCATTGAAGGACACCAATCGGAAGAGAGTAACGCCATCGAAGAACACTGACTGCCAGGCGAAGATGGGCATCACAGTAAAAAACGTTCTCACTGAACAGGGAAGGCGCAGGAG AAACAAGGCCGACACTCACATGCCGGAGTATCCCACGACAGTTGTCTTGTCATTCAGGCACAATCACAACATCATGTGTGCAGACGCCTTGAGGCATAGAGACGTGTCACGTGAGACACAGGAGAAGCTAATCTCCCTGTTCAAGATGAAATACATGCCCTCGGCAGCTCTTGAAGCTCTGAGAAGCGACCTGAGAGCAGAGCACGGAGATAACTACTTCATGGTGACTGCTGACAGGGCAGTGTGTCCTGACCTGCAGTACTGCTGGag GCAGACTGttgagaagaaggaggaggatgtACTTCTCTCTTTGACCGACTTGGCCGAGCAGCACAACAGTGAGAGTCCCAGTGGTAGCAGTCCTGCCATTAAAGTGGGCATCACCGAGAATGGGGTAGTGATCGTTGCCATCTGCACCCTGCTGATGCAGCGCGTGCACACGTACCTGCGAGACAGTGGCGAGCTGTGCTTCCTGGATGCCATGAGCAGCGCAGACAGACATAACCACAGCATTTTCCTCCTCCTGACGCACAGCAGTGTCGGGTGTCTACCCATCGGCGTCATCGTGGCCACTGCCAAGTCTCCGGTCATCATCTCTGGGGCGCTAGAGCTCTACAAGTCCATGCTTCCCGAGGGCTGCTTTAATGGCAGGGGAGTAGCAGGACCGAAGATGATCATGGTGGATGACTGCCCTGATGAGCGGCAGTCCTTGAAGGAGGCCTTCCCTCGCTCCCGGCTGGTGCTCTCCGTGTTTTCCATCCTCCAGGCCACGTGGCGCTGGCTGTGGGACCCGAAGCATGGGGTGTCCAAGGAGGAGAGGCTCTGCCATTTTAACCACATGAAGAGGATGGTGTTTTCAACCAGTATGGATGACATTAACCAACTGTGTGCCGACAGTCTTGGCGATCAGACTCTCAATAA GTCATTTAAAGATTTCATTGCTGTCCACTACCAGAGGAGACAAGAGTGGATGTTGGCACAGTCTGATTACTTGAAGGCCAATCTCCCCAATAGTTTCTGCAAGGCAGCCATGAGGGTGCTTAAGGATGAAATTGTGGACAAAACGAAAGGTTTCAGCTTCACTCAGCTGGTGCGCTTTCTGGCATCTAGTTTCCAGGATCGCTACCAGCAGAGAATCCTTGACGCAGCAAACGGTCGCCCTGACAGCGATGTCATCACCCCACGCTACAAGCTGAAGGGCAAGAGTGTCTCCAAGGACGATATCAGACGG GTAACGGTCACCGACTATGCTGTGACAAGTGGAAACAAGGATGAACAGGAGTACATGGTCAACACCACGGTGGGCCACTGTACCTGTCCAGCAGGGAAAACAGGCAGCCATTGTAAACATCAAGCAGCTGTAGCCAAGTTCTTTGATGTTCCGTCCCTCAATGTGTGTACTCCCGTCACTGGCCAGGACACGAGAGCGCTCCTGTACAAGATTGCGAGAG GATGCGATGTCCCGTCCAAGAGCTGGTTTGCAGGACTGCAGCCCAGTGGCACTTCGGCTGATCCCTCGGCCGGGTCTGCAACCAATCAACAGGCTCCGCAGGCAACAGGGAACGCAAACAAGGCAAACGATCAGCAGGCCACAGTACGCATTCTATCTAAAGAGTGTGCCAAGCAACTCACtg ATGCGGAAATTAAACAGCGTTTAGAGAACATGTTTTCCGACCTGCACACAAAACTCATTGCCAAACCAGACATCTTCCGGCCTGCCATTCTGGCAATGCTCAAACAGTATGATCACAATGTTGCCAATGATGCTAAGCTTGCCGGGGCATTACGCACCTTTGGCAAGTATCCGGAATCAATCACCACCGCCCCAAGGAAGAAGGAGGCCCCCACCAGGACGAAGGAGGCCCCCTCCAGGACAAAGGAGACCCCCACCAGGACAAAGGAGGTCCCCTCCAGGATGAAGGAGGCCCCCACCAGTACGAAGGAAGTGCCAACAAGTAAGAAGCGTGCAGCAAGAGGGTCAAAGCCCAAAGGAATTAAATGA